From the Microbacterium sp. W4I4 genome, one window contains:
- a CDS encoding AAA family ATPase, which yields MAYAFRGSCDSHLRAAGIEALGAYSQVGAATVTRFSIESGRIIADELDAEQLTKWVDGRDPETGELRGRELASPASDLILDSTINASKSFSIAALLHPELASAFEALQDRLRDRIIATWQRELNARRGAGGRIRERLSHLEVVELQHRRSRALDPHIHRHLWLNVRVRGVDGKWSNVDSRVAMRVQNLVNAEGELAARTDPEWVAALAAHGYTLDADGEITQLAHLVRAVSRRSNQIEANRAVLLEQWKSEQPGQVPSPDVVQMIDRRAWATGRPGKPREVDEDEWSDLTKQELLHLDPNVLAPCPPIVGPRRAESLLDHDLLARRAVADADDRSRASNGRFSVLDVRAGAARAVASAGLVADRDELQYLIDDITARALAHTRDLIPDDLEKPQHVKVLVTHAFAQLKSDLSTRLSILSNDQPPAPRLASGDAARIVTAGGLDTSQQAAAGAVADVDRLVTVTGPAGTGKTTMLRVARAALEVQGRRLLIVAPTRKAAAVASREIGASGTSVHALLADHGWKWGTDDAGADLWWRLRPGQTDPATGVIYRGPRRYPLDARARIVVDEAGMLDLNAADALAQLAIETGAGIALVGDPLQASPVGHAGAMALAQRRAGKDVVLSGMHRFADPDYAALTLRLRSPDTLFDAIETATALQQQHHVKRVDDLESARAALVHGYFQHHEHGRTVAIVTATNEEASSINEAIQQERVSRAQLSTHRIAVGADEQRILEGDVVQTRRNDRDAGVENRAIWQVVHIGPAALELQRIDDAADTRVVSREYAADYVHLAYATTVHGIQGETTDTSLVGPDVDASGLYVGLTRGRRHNEVVVIARTDAEAREELAGEMMRGLPEPDIADAISAARRDLHRSARDEHPEGAAEFGRWVHAARTALLQADAEDAGAEAREHGRAATERPRERASLDSETRARLQERLARAEAIEARDLVRYVNDDREQRLHPELVAAAPASTQGGIQ from the coding sequence ATGGCCTACGCGTTCCGAGGTTCCTGTGACTCGCACCTGCGAGCGGCCGGCATCGAAGCCTTGGGTGCGTACAGCCAGGTCGGCGCCGCAACGGTCACGCGGTTCAGCATCGAGTCCGGCAGGATCATCGCTGATGAGCTGGATGCGGAGCAGCTCACGAAGTGGGTTGACGGTCGTGATCCGGAGACGGGGGAGCTGCGCGGGCGCGAGCTCGCGTCGCCGGCGTCGGATCTGATTCTGGACAGCACGATCAATGCGTCGAAGTCCTTCAGTATCGCAGCGCTCCTGCATCCGGAACTCGCGAGCGCTTTCGAAGCCCTGCAGGACCGCTTGCGGGATCGGATCATCGCCACGTGGCAGCGCGAACTGAACGCCCGGCGCGGCGCGGGCGGCAGGATCCGGGAACGCCTCTCACATCTCGAAGTGGTGGAGCTGCAACATCGCCGTTCACGCGCGCTGGATCCTCATATCCATCGACACCTGTGGTTGAACGTGCGCGTCCGCGGAGTCGATGGCAAATGGTCCAACGTGGACTCGCGCGTCGCGATGCGTGTCCAGAACCTTGTCAACGCTGAGGGGGAGCTCGCGGCACGGACGGACCCGGAGTGGGTCGCGGCGCTCGCCGCGCACGGATACACGCTGGATGCGGATGGCGAGATCACGCAGCTCGCGCATCTCGTCCGCGCTGTCTCTCGACGTTCGAACCAGATCGAAGCGAACCGGGCGGTTCTGCTCGAGCAGTGGAAGTCGGAGCAGCCGGGTCAGGTGCCGAGTCCGGATGTGGTGCAGATGATTGATCGGCGGGCGTGGGCGACGGGCCGCCCGGGCAAGCCCCGCGAGGTGGACGAGGACGAGTGGTCCGATCTCACGAAACAGGAACTACTCCACCTGGACCCCAACGTGCTCGCACCATGCCCACCCATCGTTGGGCCGCGACGCGCGGAGAGCCTGCTCGATCATGACCTGCTCGCGCGCCGGGCTGTGGCGGATGCGGATGATCGGTCGCGGGCGAGCAATGGTCGCTTCAGTGTGTTGGACGTCCGTGCCGGTGCCGCCCGGGCGGTGGCATCCGCGGGCCTTGTCGCCGACCGTGACGAGTTGCAGTACCTGATCGACGACATCACCGCGCGTGCCCTTGCACACACCCGAGACTTGATCCCCGACGACCTCGAGAAGCCGCAGCACGTGAAGGTGCTCGTGACGCACGCGTTCGCGCAGCTCAAGTCTGACCTCAGTACCCGGCTCAGCATCCTGAGCAACGACCAGCCGCCCGCCCCGCGGCTCGCCTCGGGTGATGCTGCGCGGATCGTGACGGCGGGTGGGTTGGATACGTCGCAGCAGGCGGCTGCGGGTGCGGTCGCGGATGTCGATCGGCTCGTGACCGTCACGGGGCCTGCCGGTACGGGCAAGACGACGATGTTGCGGGTGGCGCGAGCGGCGCTGGAGGTGCAGGGACGGCGGCTGCTGATCGTTGCCCCGACGAGGAAGGCGGCCGCGGTCGCGAGCCGCGAGATCGGAGCCTCCGGGACCAGCGTCCATGCTCTGCTTGCTGACCATGGCTGGAAGTGGGGCACCGACGACGCCGGCGCTGACCTGTGGTGGCGGTTGCGTCCCGGACAGACCGACCCCGCAACCGGTGTGATCTATCGGGGTCCTCGACGGTATCCGTTGGATGCGCGGGCGCGGATCGTGGTGGATGAGGCGGGGATGCTGGACCTGAACGCCGCCGACGCCCTGGCGCAACTGGCGATCGAGACCGGCGCCGGGATCGCGCTGGTCGGTGACCCGCTGCAGGCAAGCCCGGTGGGGCATGCGGGTGCGATGGCGCTGGCGCAGCGCCGCGCGGGCAAGGATGTGGTGCTGAGCGGGATGCATCGCTTCGCAGACCCCGACTACGCCGCCCTCACCCTGCGCCTGCGATCCCCAGACACCCTCTTCGACGCCATCGAGACCGCGACCGCACTGCAACAACAGCACCATGTGAAGCGGGTCGATGACCTGGAGTCCGCGCGCGCCGCGCTCGTCCACGGCTACTTCCAGCATCATGAGCACGGCCGGACAGTCGCGATCGTCACCGCGACGAATGAGGAGGCGTCGTCCATCAACGAAGCTATCCAGCAAGAGCGCGTCTCCCGCGCCCAGCTCAGCACCCATCGGATTGCTGTCGGCGCCGACGAACAGCGGATTCTGGAGGGTGATGTTGTACAGACTCGGCGCAATGATCGGGATGCCGGGGTGGAGAACCGTGCGATCTGGCAGGTCGTACACATCGGCCCAGCCGCCCTCGAGCTCCAACGGATCGACGATGCCGCCGACACCCGGGTCGTCTCCCGCGAGTACGCGGCGGACTACGTGCACCTGGCCTATGCCACGACCGTGCATGGCATCCAAGGTGAGACCACCGACACCTCCCTCGTCGGACCTGACGTCGACGCGTCAGGCCTCTACGTCGGGCTCACGCGGGGGCGCCGACACAACGAGGTCGTCGTCATCGCGCGCACGGACGCAGAGGCCCGGGAGGAACTCGCCGGCGAGATGATGCGCGGACTCCCTGAACCAGACATCGCGGATGCCATCAGTGCCGCACGTCGCGACCTGCACCGCTCCGCACGCGACGAACATCCCGAAGGGGCGGCTGAGTTCGGCCGATGGGTGCACGCGGCACGAACGGCGCTCCTCCAGGCGGATGCAGAAGACGCGGGAGCCGAGGCGCGGGAGCACGGCAGAGCGGCAACGGAAAGACCGCGTGAACGTGCCTCCCTCGACAGTGAGACCCGGGCTCGACTGCAGGAGCGCCTGGCGAGGGCGGAGGCGATCGAGGCGCGGGACCTCGTGCGCTACGTCAACGATGACCGCGAACAGAGACTACACCCAGAGCTGGTTGCTGCGGCGCCAGCATCCACACAAGGAGGAATCCAATGA
- a CDS encoding GntR family transcriptional regulator gives MPTGQQLAVTFNDSTMTVRRALQALISAKRIVGIRGKGTFMAEPELT, from the coding sequence TTGCCGACAGGGCAGCAACTCGCTGTCACCTTCAATGACTCGACCATGACGGTCCGGCGCGCACTACAGGCGCTCATCAGCGCCAAGCGGATCGTTGGCATCCGGGGCAAAGGAACCTTTATGGCAGAGCCCGAACTGACGTAG
- a CDS encoding UTRA domain-containing protein has product MTRASFTESIRAAGRTARAEVLSASVAAMQTEIATELGIAPESSIYTIERPQLGDDTAQCIDRSRLSSAIFPVC; this is encoded by the coding sequence ATGACCCGCGCGTCGTTCACGGAATCGATACGCGCCGCGGGCCGTACTGCCCGTGCTGAGGTGCTGTCCGCTTCTGTTGCTGCTATGCAGACAGAGATCGCCACGGAACTCGGGATCGCTCCCGAATCGTCGATCTACACCATCGAACGGCCGCAGCTCGGAGATGACACCGCGCAATGTATCGACCGTTCGCGGCTATCCTCAGCCATATTCCCAGTCTGCTAG
- a CDS encoding single-stranded DNA-binding protein yields the protein MTTKIPVTLEGNLTADPEHGAGESGNEYARFTLAVNDRRLNEDTGRWEDAGTVFHRVVVFNQQSRHVTDSLHKGDSAIVVGDLRFGSYTDKETGQVRETRDVIADNVGASLKFAAATVNRAPKASGPAADASGPVAAPASYASAGVAR from the coding sequence ATGACCACCAAGATTCCGGTGACGCTGGAGGGAAACCTCACGGCCGACCCCGAACACGGCGCCGGCGAATCAGGCAACGAGTACGCCCGCTTCACCCTCGCCGTCAACGACCGCAGGCTCAACGAAGACACCGGTCGGTGGGAAGACGCCGGCACCGTCTTCCACCGCGTCGTCGTCTTCAACCAGCAGTCCCGCCACGTCACCGACTCGCTCCACAAGGGCGACTCCGCGATCGTGGTCGGCGACCTCCGCTTCGGCAGCTACACCGACAAGGAGACCGGCCAAGTCCGCGAGACCCGCGACGTCATCGCCGACAACGTCGGCGCCTCCCTCAAGTTCGCCGCCGCCACCGTGAACCGCGCCCCAAAAGCTAGCGGCCCCGCAGCAGACGCTTCGGGGCCGGTAGCAGCACCGGCCTCGTACGCCAGTGCAGGTGTCGCGCGCTGA
- a CDS encoding type IV secretory system conjugative DNA transfer family protein: protein MNTGVLGKAAAVLIAVGFGLSLATALIAEAVTALVCGERPRPGSVFSGLVLGVTGDASQYTSMCPVPVWPIRALDLLLLLLLAGAAVALWGLYRRYKSSDRAFITDLRARPGFASASEVRQHLSARAVLRRARQLRPDLDKPRPTDVGWRVGRSRGRDVYVSIEDSVALEGPPRSGKGYRVLISAILDWSGPLITTSTTNDNLTATMRLRQQRGDVHVFDPQGLSGIRHPLRVSPLSGCEDPLVAMQRGNAIITGTALGASTTNGEWAQASGVVLGRLLHAAAIGDRTIQDVYDWGSSPAFARTAVDVLRSDGAPGWGDNLEATISGDEKLVSSIWFGVQGAVAPLAVPQIRDALMPRPGDRILDPREFLDDANTLYLIGSSSGAAAMGGFLGALLDDIVEVARARALASPGSRLVHPLGLILDEIANIFRWDALPRTMADGGGRGICTFVVLQALSQAETAWSRAEADTIWAAATAKVLLGGASHVAHLRDIEALLGTRDARRTERSWNTEQHGHHTSERQDRLPLMSVDEVRRMPETLGLLAYRNRRGVLLDLAGWDARHDAKAIQHGKASTEAEQRTVFDAAERRTTPPPRTAESASNAEGAELPAEAVNDE from the coding sequence ATGAACACCGGGGTACTGGGAAAGGCCGCGGCGGTCCTCATCGCCGTAGGCTTCGGGCTGAGCCTCGCCACAGCCCTCATCGCGGAAGCCGTCACCGCTCTCGTCTGCGGGGAACGACCCCGGCCGGGCAGCGTGTTCTCCGGTCTCGTGCTCGGCGTCACCGGCGACGCATCCCAGTACACGTCGATGTGCCCGGTACCGGTCTGGCCGATCCGTGCACTGGACCTGTTACTGCTGCTCCTCCTCGCTGGTGCCGCGGTGGCACTGTGGGGGCTCTACCGCCGCTACAAGAGCTCCGATCGTGCGTTCATCACCGACCTGCGGGCCCGTCCCGGGTTCGCGAGCGCCTCCGAGGTCCGCCAGCACCTCTCCGCCCGGGCCGTGCTCCGTCGCGCCCGTCAGCTCCGCCCCGACCTCGACAAGCCCAGGCCGACGGATGTCGGGTGGCGCGTCGGACGATCAAGGGGCCGCGACGTCTACGTATCGATCGAGGACTCCGTCGCACTGGAAGGTCCGCCACGGTCGGGGAAGGGGTATCGGGTGTTGATCTCCGCGATCCTGGACTGGTCGGGCCCGCTCATCACCACCTCAACCACCAATGACAATCTGACGGCGACGATGCGGCTGCGTCAGCAGCGTGGCGACGTGCACGTGTTCGACCCGCAGGGGCTGTCCGGTATTCGGCACCCGCTCCGCGTCAGCCCCCTCAGCGGATGTGAGGACCCGCTCGTGGCGATGCAACGCGGCAACGCGATCATCACCGGCACGGCGCTCGGGGCGTCGACGACGAACGGGGAATGGGCGCAAGCATCCGGAGTCGTCCTGGGCCGGCTCCTGCACGCCGCCGCGATCGGCGACCGCACCATCCAGGACGTCTACGACTGGGGCTCCAGTCCTGCCTTCGCGCGCACCGCTGTCGACGTGCTGCGCTCCGACGGCGCACCCGGGTGGGGCGACAACCTCGAAGCGACCATCAGCGGCGACGAGAAACTCGTCTCCTCCATCTGGTTCGGCGTCCAAGGCGCCGTCGCCCCACTCGCCGTCCCCCAGATCCGCGACGCCCTCATGCCCCGCCCCGGCGACCGGATCCTCGACCCCCGCGAATTCCTCGACGACGCGAACACCCTCTACCTGATCGGATCCTCCTCCGGAGCGGCGGCGATGGGCGGATTCCTCGGCGCACTCCTCGACGACATCGTCGAAGTCGCCCGCGCCCGAGCCCTCGCCTCCCCCGGCTCCCGACTCGTGCACCCGCTCGGGCTGATCCTGGACGAGATCGCGAACATCTTCCGCTGGGACGCCCTGCCCCGCACCATGGCAGACGGCGGCGGACGCGGGATCTGCACCTTCGTCGTCCTACAAGCCCTCTCCCAAGCCGAAACCGCCTGGTCCCGCGCCGAAGCAGACACCATCTGGGCCGCCGCCACCGCCAAAGTGCTCCTCGGCGGGGCCTCCCACGTCGCCCACCTGCGCGACATCGAAGCCCTGCTCGGGACCCGTGATGCGCGACGCACCGAACGATCCTGGAACACCGAACAACACGGCCACCACACCAGCGAACGACAAGACCGCCTGCCACTGATGTCGGTCGACGAGGTCCGTCGCATGCCCGAAACCCTCGGGCTGCTCGCCTACCGAAACCGGCGCGGTGTGCTCCTGGACCTCGCCGGGTGGGACGCCCGACACGACGCGAAAGCGATCCAGCACGGCAAAGCCAGCACCGAAGCCGAACAGCGCACCGTGTTCGACGCCGCCGAACGACGCACCACACCCCCACCCCGAACCGCCGAGAGCGCCTCGAATGCCGAGGGCGCCGAGCTACCCGCCGAGGCGGTGAATGACGAATGA
- a CDS encoding AAA family ATPase — translation MTLEAVPRAYATVTGTDATFITPDGHAEPITAAPDEDIRRIIVQHATDLARRTGVALELITSGDRGEHRLLVSGTGELTSVPATRAAERARTASVTEQDADLPVTSEAEDPDEPGDLERPQRASFITPRVFEQTPATGWRGTVSAFGIRVPDSARQRQRRIDEANVSRHVAGCRALAVANGKGGIGKTMTTAMLAAVFARFGGGNVLAWDNNDTRGTLGWRTEQGSYDTTIRDLLPATGELLAPSASVSDISRFVHHQSVDRYDVLRSNPELLATHLRIESAQFAELLKVATRYYRLVVFDSGNDESADRWLRMIDASHQLVIPTLPSPESAESAALLLEALRDRDEHSARLAENAVLVVTQSEPGARKAAKDIAAGFAGQVRTVQIVPFDHALKSGPLRFDSLRTRTKDAWLRVASAASTGWE, via the coding sequence ATGACCCTCGAAGCTGTCCCTCGCGCGTATGCGACTGTCACGGGCACGGATGCCACGTTCATCACCCCCGACGGACACGCCGAACCGATCACCGCGGCCCCGGACGAGGACATCCGCCGCATCATCGTGCAACACGCAACCGACCTGGCCCGCCGCACCGGCGTCGCCTTGGAACTGATCACCTCCGGCGACCGCGGTGAGCACCGCCTGCTCGTCAGTGGCACGGGAGAGCTGACGTCCGTGCCGGCGACGCGCGCCGCCGAGCGAGCACGCACAGCCAGCGTCACGGAGCAGGATGCTGACCTCCCGGTCACCTCGGAAGCGGAAGATCCGGACGAACCGGGTGATCTCGAGCGTCCTCAGCGTGCCTCGTTCATCACCCCGAGAGTCTTCGAGCAGACGCCTGCGACCGGATGGCGCGGGACGGTATCCGCGTTCGGCATCCGTGTCCCTGATTCCGCGCGTCAGCGGCAACGCAGGATCGACGAGGCGAACGTGTCCCGGCATGTGGCGGGGTGCCGTGCGCTCGCGGTCGCGAACGGCAAGGGCGGCATCGGGAAGACCATGACCACCGCCATGCTCGCCGCAGTGTTCGCACGGTTCGGAGGCGGGAACGTGCTCGCGTGGGACAACAACGACACCCGCGGCACGCTCGGCTGGAGAACAGAACAGGGCAGCTACGACACCACCATTCGTGACCTCCTCCCGGCCACCGGGGAGCTGCTCGCACCTTCCGCGTCTGTGTCCGACATCTCCCGGTTCGTGCATCACCAGTCCGTCGACCGGTATGACGTGCTGCGCTCCAACCCTGAACTGCTCGCCACCCATCTGCGCATCGAATCTGCACAGTTCGCGGAGCTGCTGAAGGTCGCAACCCGCTATTACCGTCTCGTCGTCTTCGATTCCGGCAATGACGAGTCCGCCGACCGGTGGCTGCGGATGATCGACGCCTCCCATCAACTCGTCATCCCCACACTCCCCTCCCCCGAATCCGCCGAATCCGCAGCCCTCCTCCTGGAAGCCCTCCGCGACAGAGACGAACACTCCGCTCGCCTCGCCGAGAACGCCGTCCTCGTCGTCACCCAGTCAGAACCCGGCGCCCGAAAGGCCGCGAAAGACATTGCCGCCGGGTTTGCCGGACAGGTGCGCACGGTGCAGATCGTGCCCTTCGACCACGCGCTAAAGAGTGGACCGTTGCGGTTCGATTCGCTCCGGACACGAACGAAGGATGCCTGGCTGCGGGTCGCCAGCGCGGCCAGTACAGGGTGGGAGTGA
- a CDS encoding SCO6880 family protein, with product MSSASDSSRPVRLPGRSRQGIVLGMDGWQLAFIAAAAVVVLIFVNRFGPVGLLYAAPLYLALGVSAVVTVHGMSAPKMAGLWLMKQVRHATGATTQAYRPERPQLVGTLNLPGVRASVQLWDVEGIACVYDPHGRTVSVTAELEVQGFLMHDEPERLDLAQQWSRVLASFTQRPGIKRVTLQERTLPTTIRSAREHYDTMAQRREMDRTSVLAENYERVMNDSERFAVAHRNYLTFTLDLIASSAQVKALGGGREGAQALAFVETRTLSDALSAAKINVRKWLSPREIAALTRITFDPEFASTIQNRTDATAGVDLAAMGPMYLEEPRGVNHLVRTDSGVHTTMWIHEWPRSDAHVGFVSPIVFARHPHTGEAVTHILSLVLTPVPLKRALKRVRDEKKVWRGNERLRAKRGADGSAADAADWTALEKEEQELVAGHGEFRYGGYLTVTAPDEEQLDQAIAGMRNALAQAEMEAQILYCQQAEALMVNALPMGLGMK from the coding sequence ATGAGTTCTGCATCCGACAGTTCCCGTCCGGTCCGCCTGCCCGGGCGGTCCCGCCAGGGGATCGTGCTCGGCATGGACGGCTGGCAGCTCGCCTTCATCGCCGCCGCAGCCGTTGTTGTGCTCATCTTCGTGAACCGGTTCGGACCCGTCGGGCTCCTCTACGCGGCTCCCCTCTATCTTGCGTTGGGGGTCTCGGCGGTGGTGACGGTGCATGGGATGTCGGCTCCGAAGATGGCGGGGTTGTGGTTGATGAAGCAGGTCCGGCATGCGACGGGTGCGACCACGCAGGCCTACCGTCCCGAGCGCCCACAGCTGGTCGGCACGCTGAACTTGCCTGGGGTGCGCGCGTCGGTGCAGCTGTGGGATGTCGAGGGCATCGCGTGCGTCTACGACCCGCACGGCCGAACCGTCTCCGTCACTGCGGAGCTCGAGGTTCAAGGTTTCCTCATGCATGACGAGCCGGAGCGGTTGGACCTTGCCCAGCAATGGTCGCGGGTGCTCGCGTCGTTCACCCAACGCCCGGGCATCAAGCGGGTCACGCTGCAGGAGCGCACGCTGCCCACAACGATCCGCAGCGCCCGCGAACACTACGACACCATGGCCCAGCGGCGGGAGATGGATCGCACCTCGGTGCTCGCGGAGAACTACGAGCGGGTGATGAACGACTCGGAGCGGTTCGCGGTCGCCCACCGCAACTACCTCACCTTCACCCTGGACCTGATCGCATCGAGCGCGCAGGTGAAAGCGCTCGGCGGGGGCCGTGAGGGGGCGCAGGCGCTGGCATTCGTCGAGACCCGCACCCTCTCGGACGCGCTCAGCGCCGCGAAGATCAACGTCCGCAAGTGGCTGTCACCGCGGGAGATCGCCGCACTCACCCGCATCACCTTCGACCCGGAGTTCGCTTCCACCATCCAGAACCGCACCGACGCGACGGCGGGTGTGGACCTGGCTGCGATGGGGCCGATGTATCTGGAGGAGCCGCGCGGGGTGAATCATCTGGTGCGTACCGACTCCGGTGTGCACACGACGATGTGGATTCACGAGTGGCCGCGCTCTGATGCGCATGTGGGGTTCGTGTCCCCGATCGTGTTCGCCCGACACCCGCACACCGGCGAAGCCGTCACCCACATCCTCTCCCTCGTCCTCACCCCGGTGCCGTTGAAGCGGGCGTTGAAGCGGGTGCGTGATGAGAAAAAGGTGTGGCGCGGCAACGAACGCCTCCGCGCGAAGCGCGGAGCGGACGGGTCAGCGGCAGATGCAGCGGACTGGACAGCGCTGGAGAAGGAAGAGCAGGAGCTCGTCGCCGGGCACGGCGAGTTCCGGTACGGCGGGTACCTCACCGTCACCGCCCCGGATGAGGAGCAACTCGATCAGGCCATCGCCGGGATGCGGAACGCACTGGCGCAGGCGGAGATGGAAGCACAGATCCTGTACTGCCAACAGGCCGAGGCCCTCATGGTGAACGCCCTGCCGATGGGGCTGGGGATGAAGTGA
- a CDS encoding M23 family metallopeptidase produces the protein MAAPLLALSALAKARTARRVALTLFLPVTLVLVVILSPLLVVPLALAGAPAQSDSSALSGSAPVAEGDWGYPLAGSYRKGRGFGHNPVKGCSYCSTEHKGYDMAQGCGSTVYAAGGGVVTVAGSYFGWGNTVLIDHGDGLETLYGHMQWGSLQVAVGQHVTVGARIGTEGSTGHSTGCHLHYEVRKSGVAIDPQPFMAALGLPLK, from the coding sequence GTGGCCGCCCCACTGCTGGCCCTATCGGCCCTCGCGAAAGCGAGGACCGCACGCCGGGTAGCACTGACACTGTTCCTCCCCGTCACACTCGTACTGGTTGTGATTCTCTCGCCACTGCTTGTGGTTCCGCTTGCCCTCGCCGGCGCCCCAGCTCAGTCCGACTCTTCCGCGCTGTCGGGGTCTGCGCCGGTTGCCGAGGGCGACTGGGGATACCCGCTGGCCGGCAGCTATCGGAAAGGTCGTGGGTTCGGGCACAACCCGGTCAAGGGCTGCAGCTATTGCTCGACCGAGCACAAGGGCTATGACATGGCCCAGGGCTGCGGAAGCACCGTCTATGCCGCCGGCGGTGGGGTCGTCACTGTTGCGGGTTCGTACTTCGGGTGGGGCAACACCGTCCTGATCGACCACGGCGACGGACTCGAGACCCTCTACGGCCACATGCAATGGGGCTCGCTTCAGGTCGCTGTCGGCCAGCACGTCACCGTCGGGGCGCGCATCGGCACCGAGGGCAGCACCGGCCACTCGACCGGCTGTCACCTCCACTACGAAGTCCGCAAGAGCGGTGTCGCCATCGACCCGCAACCATTCATGGCCGCGCTCGGCCTACCGCTGAAGTGA
- a CDS encoding BadF/BadG/BcrA/BcrD ATPase family protein, producing MDVFVDVGKSGTRLHVVAGGVVRTFLGEGISPTQRGDHGRVLGSIIAKLLVQASARSTENLLVGSTSELSPTEHRSLVAQVRAVLPTARIAVADDGTLAHARLFNAPGVLLAAGTGVIVIGRSASGELRRFDGWGPLAGDRGSAADVGRSALRAAYLAADEQRDSPLRDGVARLLGGTDLVTARSILMDAQWPATLAGLANLVGDLALEGSAEASEILDAAAAALMGTVRTAAERTGVKDLLVTGRFGTAPAIRLRLATHAEAQGIRIVPALPATAVSATEILAGPYQVNMTIADDRDLSKLEGGS from the coding sequence ATGGATGTCTTCGTCGACGTCGGCAAGTCGGGGACGCGCCTGCACGTCGTCGCTGGTGGCGTAGTCCGCACTTTCCTTGGCGAGGGGATCTCTCCGACGCAGCGGGGCGATCATGGGCGCGTTCTTGGGTCGATCATTGCGAAGCTGCTCGTCCAGGCAAGTGCGCGCTCGACTGAGAACCTGCTGGTCGGATCCACGAGCGAGCTCTCGCCGACGGAGCATCGATCGCTCGTCGCGCAGGTGCGTGCTGTGCTCCCGACGGCGAGAATTGCCGTCGCTGACGATGGGACGCTAGCGCACGCAAGACTCTTCAATGCTCCCGGGGTTCTCCTGGCCGCGGGGACAGGCGTGATAGTCATCGGCCGATCCGCGAGCGGTGAGTTACGTCGTTTCGACGGGTGGGGTCCACTTGCCGGGGACCGCGGGTCCGCGGCAGACGTCGGGCGGTCCGCGCTCCGTGCGGCGTACCTTGCGGCGGACGAGCAGCGTGACAGTCCACTCCGCGATGGCGTTGCGCGGCTGTTGGGCGGGACCGACCTGGTCACTGCGCGGAGCATCCTAATGGACGCGCAGTGGCCGGCGACGCTCGCCGGGCTGGCGAACCTCGTCGGTGATCTTGCCCTGGAAGGGTCAGCGGAGGCGTCGGAGATCCTCGATGCGGCTGCGGCCGCCCTGATGGGAACTGTACGGACCGCCGCCGAACGCACAGGCGTCAAGGACCTCTTGGTGACCGGTCGCTTCGGCACAGCGCCAGCCATCCGCCTGCGACTTGCGACGCATGCTGAGGCGCAAGGGATCCGGATCGTGCCTGCCCTTCCCGCGACGGCGGTTAGCGCAACCGAAATTCTGGCTGGGCCCTATCAGGTGAACATGACGATCGCGGACGACCGCGATCTCTCCAAGTTGGAGGGAGGCTCCTGA
- a CDS encoding GntR family transcriptional regulator, producing MVRRYRVNMSALDLRGELSEERPRGDQIRERLEDLAARLGPGTIIPSDRQLAEHFGVARMTVRTEIKRLTFDGVLEVEQGRGTFVSSAPRFAPEWGTSYTFSARAAQGEPSATLVQSAATAADARTAGLLRIREGDPVFTLTRLRALDGRRVGVERVSIPLSRFPGLEEVNLENTSLYRVLAERWGLMRGGSTGRVAATLPSESDAALLGVTVRDPCLVVQMISTDADGVVFEVGRSVYRADRYEVGIDLMHSRADG from the coding sequence ATGGTGCGACGATATCGCGTCAATATGTCCGCCCTCGACCTGCGAGGCGAGCTCTCCGAGGAACGGCCGCGAGGCGACCAGATCCGGGAACGGCTGGAAGACCTTGCGGCCCGGTTGGGCCCCGGTACCATCATCCCGTCTGATCGTCAGCTCGCCGAGCACTTCGGAGTCGCGCGGATGACGGTGCGAACGGAGATCAAGCGCCTGACGTTCGACGGGGTCCTGGAGGTGGAGCAGGGGCGCGGGACGTTCGTCTCCAGCGCTCCTCGATTCGCGCCCGAGTGGGGAACTTCGTACACCTTCTCGGCGCGGGCAGCACAGGGGGAACCGAGCGCGACCCTGGTGCAGAGTGCTGCGACCGCGGCGGATGCGCGTACGGCGGGGCTGCTGAGGATTCGAGAAGGGGACCCAGTCTTTACACTCACCCGACTCCGCGCGCTGGATGGTCGCCGCGTCGGCGTCGAACGCGTGAGCATCCCCCTCTCCCGCTTTCCGGGGTTAGAGGAAGTCAACCTGGAAAACACCTCCTTATACAGAGTGCTCGCGGAGCGCTGGGGGCTCATGCGTGGCGGATCGACGGGTCGTGTCGCCGCAACGCTGCCGAGCGAGTCGGACGCGGCGCTCCTTGGAGTGACCGTACGCGACCCGTGCCTGGTTGTGCAGATGATCAGCACCGACGCCGACGGTGTGGTTTTCGAGGTCGGCCGTTCGGTCTACCGTGCCGATCGCTATGAGGTCGGAATCGACCTGATGCATTCACGAGCTGATGGCTGA